One segment of Candidatus Eremiobacterota bacterium DNA contains the following:
- a CDS encoding cyclic nucleotide-binding domain-containing protein — protein MQSDALNTQTMEELEKAISSSPLFFSLEQPVIRSIATLSQTVSFKAGDIIFREGDPGDSFYLIKEGHVKIVRMDGDQELVMAILDPPEGFGEMALLIKQPRTATARASDDIILIQIKRSDLEGLVRNHPELLIQLNRLMAQRVSLLDEKHEQKHKFRSEYRLELDPAILDLLFQLNEVAGGPEQVQHCKETAMLAREMSKILCPMVHEQLFYAGYLHEIGKISLCNDLVRKERAGKEELTDDEKAQVSKIFSTAVEILKPDKILYESVSFIEYLERESYLLMPIETQILQTADDFLMKISRNYLAVNPQEALAQIKDGCETRYNPKVVAALEKTVEKFNSLKVEKQLVFIKQMNIALDFKDHYTLSHSIHTREMSEKIGTRIELSKREMEFLRYGCELHDVGKIYIPTKILVAPRKLTDDEMEIMRRHATYSAQFFQDIPGMDELTNIIKHHHERWDGKGYPDGLAGEEIPRISRIMVIADVYSALTTKRPYRLDDKGNKVGFSNTKALEIMESMPGHFDPELFDIFKKIIVEEEENPEKK, from the coding sequence ATGCAGAGCGACGCACTGAACACCCAGACCATGGAAGAGCTTGAAAAGGCAATCTCTTCAAGCCCCCTCTTTTTTTCCCTCGAACAGCCGGTCATCAGGTCGATAGCGACCCTCAGCCAGACCGTCTCCTTCAAGGCGGGAGATATCATTTTCAGGGAAGGAGACCCCGGTGACAGCTTCTATCTTATTAAGGAAGGCCATGTCAAGATAGTAAGGATGGATGGCGACCAGGAGCTCGTCATGGCCATCCTTGACCCCCCCGAGGGGTTCGGCGAGATGGCCCTTCTCATCAAGCAGCCCCGGACAGCTACGGCAAGAGCTTCAGACGACATCATCCTTATCCAGATAAAGAGGAGCGACCTGGAAGGGCTTGTACGGAATCACCCGGAGCTCCTCATCCAGCTCAACAGGCTCATGGCTCAGCGTGTCTCGCTGCTTGACGAGAAGCACGAACAGAAGCACAAGTTCCGCTCAGAATACAGGCTGGAGCTTGACCCCGCCATCCTGGACCTTCTCTTCCAGCTCAACGAGGTGGCCGGCGGCCCCGAGCAGGTGCAGCACTGCAAGGAGACGGCCATGCTCGCCCGCGAAATGAGCAAGATACTCTGCCCGATGGTCCATGAACAGCTCTTTTACGCCGGGTACCTCCACGAGATAGGGAAGATCTCCCTCTGCAACGATCTCGTCAGAAAGGAGCGCGCAGGCAAGGAAGAGCTCACCGACGATGAGAAGGCGCAGGTCTCGAAAATATTCTCCACTGCCGTTGAGATACTGAAGCCCGACAAGATCCTTTACGAATCGGTGAGCTTCATAGAATACCTGGAGCGTGAATCCTACCTCCTGATGCCCATTGAGACGCAGATCCTCCAGACTGCCGATGATTTTCTGATGAAAATCTCCCGGAACTACCTGGCCGTCAACCCTCAGGAAGCCCTGGCCCAGATCAAGGATGGCTGCGAAACCCGCTACAATCCCAAGGTCGTCGCCGCCCTCGAGAAGACCGTTGAAAAGTTCAACTCTCTCAAGGTGGAAAAACAGCTTGTCTTTATCAAGCAGATGAATATCGCCCTCGACTTCAAGGACCATTATACGCTGAGCCACTCAATCCACACAAGGGAGATGTCGGAGAAAATCGGCACGAGAATAGAGCTCTCCAAGAGGGAGATGGAGTTCCTCCGCTACGGGTGCGAGCTCCATGATGTGGGCAAGATTTACATCCCCACCAAGATTCTCGTGGCACCGAGGAAGCTCACCGACGATGAGATGGAGATCATGCGCAGGCACGCCACATACTCGGCGCAGTTCTTCCAGGATATCCCGGGAATGGATGAGCTTACCAACATCATCAAGCATCACCATGAGCGCTGGGACGGGAAGGGTTACCCCGACGGCCTTGCCGGCGAGGAGATCCCCCGGATCTCAAGGATAATGGTCATCGCCGACGTCTACAGTGCCCTCACCACCAAGCGCCCCTACAGGCTTGACGATAAGGGAAACAAGGTGGGCTTCTCGAACACCAAGGCCCTCGAGATAATGGAAAGCATGCCCGGCCACTTCGATCCTGAACTCTTCGACATATTTAAGAAAATTATCGTCGAAGAGGAGGAAAATCCCGAGAAAAAGTAA
- a CDS encoding adenylate/guanylate cyclase domain-containing protein, translated as MKVSLFQKSAFTRKEKQNSFLVVLCFAFVILCFRDLVKKYELDIQDTFFKMRAKSNEFENFGREQTDFPYTLVLLDDKSLKEMKLSWPVPRSTYAKLIEKIEKFKPKAIGMDFIFPDYDDTAYRNFKEMMNTYHKLKLEYESINNLNRTIRSPFILDFSKNFNNFDEILTKWKETQPSYQDMVLSETLNRYDNIILGQTIQESSPDKPAEIAPPARSLTDGWSAEKKEKNIGFVDAGLHESERGDIIRDACLLKEIDRNVYSFDLLLWSKQHNLPLENINLSKDKSTLNLGVFNVPLQNGKLKINYFGKKWEVVKAGDDTSTQSYEKILYPFKAVERNVVESFNDILNVENEKTLERCLKDKIILVGVSAEQAFENKPSPIGRITGPEIHLNILLTLYFKKFLREPPLWARILFVLIPGLLLALVMPFLSITGGTVLFFLLFAAIFQYSLWDFSHNGIIHRTAASLIIVLFAYCATTIQHFIVTQKTKNRLRQMLLELAPVPEPVLEKIMHRYQGQVTLGGERVELSILFSDIRGYTNLSQNLEPTEVMNTLNEYYAAMGKSYKKNGGMVFDYMGDGQMVVFGADETIRENHALMACKSALEMQNELARLNEHWVTQDKQPLEMGIGVNTGPVSLGFLGSGSRKQFAAIGDTTNVASRIQGLSQKYMAPVIMSDTTYELIKAHVVVESLPATIVKGKTEPIKIYKLVNIKEGTK; from the coding sequence ATGAAGGTCTCTCTCTTTCAGAAGTCGGCCTTTACAAGGAAGGAAAAGCAGAATTCCTTCCTTGTTGTATTGTGTTTTGCCTTTGTCATCCTATGCTTTCGAGATTTGGTAAAAAAATATGAATTGGATATTCAAGATACCTTTTTTAAAATGAGGGCCAAATCCAATGAATTTGAAAACTTTGGAAGAGAGCAAACAGATTTCCCCTATACTCTTGTTTTGCTTGATGATAAGAGCCTGAAAGAGATGAAACTCTCATGGCCGGTGCCGCGTTCAACCTATGCAAAACTTATAGAAAAAATCGAGAAGTTTAAACCAAAAGCGATAGGGATGGACTTCATTTTTCCAGACTACGATGACACCGCATACAGGAACTTCAAAGAAATGATGAATACATACCATAAACTCAAACTAGAATATGAAAGTATCAATAACCTTAATAGAACCATAAGAAGTCCATTTATCCTAGATTTCAGTAAAAATTTCAATAATTTTGATGAAATTCTCACCAAATGGAAAGAGACACAACCCTCTTATCAGGATATGGTTCTGTCAGAAACCCTAAACAGATATGATAACATTATTCTTGGTCAAACCATCCAGGAAAGCTCTCCGGACAAACCCGCCGAGATAGCTCCCCCTGCCCGAAGTCTCACTGATGGATGGTCTGCTGAAAAAAAAGAGAAAAATATTGGTTTTGTAGATGCAGGTCTCCACGAATCGGAACGTGGTGATATCATCAGAGATGCTTGTTTATTGAAAGAAATTGACAGAAATGTCTATTCATTTGACCTTCTATTATGGTCAAAACAGCACAACTTGCCACTTGAAAACATTAATCTTTCGAAAGACAAGAGCACTCTGAACCTTGGAGTTTTTAATGTTCCTCTTCAGAATGGAAAACTAAAAATCAACTACTTTGGTAAAAAATGGGAAGTCGTGAAAGCAGGAGATGACACATCTACTCAGTCATATGAAAAAATACTTTATCCATTCAAGGCCGTTGAGAGAAATGTGGTCGAGTCGTTCAATGATATATTGAATGTTGAAAATGAGAAAACACTGGAACGTTGCCTGAAAGATAAAATAATATTGGTGGGTGTATCAGCAGAGCAGGCTTTTGAGAATAAACCATCTCCTATAGGGCGTATCACTGGACCTGAAATTCATCTCAATATCCTGCTCACGCTCTATTTCAAAAAATTTCTAAGAGAACCACCTTTATGGGCTCGTATTCTCTTTGTTCTGATACCAGGATTGCTCCTGGCGCTAGTTATGCCCTTTTTGTCAATAACGGGAGGAACTGTTCTTTTCTTTTTATTATTTGCAGCAATCTTCCAATACTCTCTTTGGGACTTTTCCCATAACGGCATTATCCATAGAACAGCTGCATCGCTCATTATAGTGCTATTCGCTTATTGCGCCACCACCATCCAGCACTTCATCGTGACGCAGAAGACCAAGAACCGCCTCAGGCAGATGCTCCTTGAGCTTGCGCCGGTGCCCGAGCCCGTCCTCGAGAAGATCATGCACCGCTACCAGGGGCAGGTCACCCTTGGCGGTGAAAGGGTTGAGCTCTCCATCCTCTTCTCCGATATAAGAGGATATACCAACCTTTCGCAGAATCTAGAACCAACGGAGGTTATGAACACGCTGAACGAATATTATGCCGCCATGGGAAAGTCATACAAAAAGAACGGCGGCATGGTTTTCGACTATATGGGCGACGGGCAGATGGTGGTCTTCGGAGCCGATGAGACAATCAGGGAAAATCACGCGCTGATGGCCTGCAAATCAGCACTGGAGATGCAGAATGAGCTTGCCAGGCTCAACGAGCACTGGGTAACGCAGGACAAGCAGCCTCTCGAGATGGGTATAGGCGTCAACACTGGACCGGTATCGCTCGGCTTTCTCGGCTCAGGCTCACGGAAACAGTTTGCCGCCATCGGCGATACGACAAACGTAGCCTCAAGAATCCAGGGGCTCTCCCAGAAATACATGGCGCCTGTCATCATGAGCGATACAACCTATGAATTAATCAAGGCTCACGTCGTGGTAGAAAGCCTTCCCGCCACGATAGTGAAAGGGAAGACCGAGCCCATCAAAATCTACAAGCTGGTGAATATAAAAGAGGGAACTAAATAA
- a CDS encoding FecR family protein translates to MKKLKMMLVAMPILALMFVLLAGAIQPEWKLVVKLFGTVESQKQNSADWIMINQARELKDGDKARTLADSRAKIQLADQSVVTLGSNTSVEIAQFQLKENKRIVELKMTLGRIRADVSKFFKGESSFEVKTKKAVLAARGTDFYVDVQEVGDAPQKPDSTSAAGLVASLGPLISDGETAQAPGNAGENVYLAVYEGSVQATVGNNTQTFYTGQTGLITPQGNIIFNPPQPPPPITGGQGFSHDQDMRNEGPGGGPGAPGGTQGAMQPPPPPGPPEDQGHIGAPGGGPGGSAPPPPPVGGPPSGGIIQPPPLLTPSEGTGVNIIENVINNNTGTLHINIR, encoded by the coding sequence ATGAAAAAATTGAAAATGATGCTCGTCGCGATGCCGATCCTGGCCCTGATGTTCGTGCTGCTTGCCGGGGCTATTCAGCCGGAGTGGAAGCTGGTGGTAAAGCTTTTTGGCACTGTCGAGAGCCAGAAGCAGAATTCTGCCGACTGGATTATGATAAACCAGGCTCGAGAGCTCAAAGATGGAGACAAGGCCCGGACTCTTGCGGATTCCCGCGCAAAGATACAGCTGGCCGATCAGAGCGTCGTGACTCTGGGCTCAAACACCAGCGTTGAGATTGCCCAGTTCCAGCTCAAGGAAAACAAGAGAATCGTCGAGCTCAAGATGACCCTGGGAAGAATCAGGGCCGATGTCTCAAAATTCTTCAAAGGTGAATCGAGCTTTGAAGTAAAGACCAAGAAGGCGGTGCTTGCAGCGCGCGGCACTGATTTTTACGTGGATGTCCAGGAGGTCGGCGATGCTCCACAGAAGCCTGACTCAACGAGTGCCGCGGGCCTGGTGGCTTCGCTTGGGCCCCTGATCTCAGACGGGGAGACGGCTCAGGCACCTGGTAATGCAGGAGAAAACGTATATCTTGCGGTTTACGAGGGATCTGTGCAGGCTACTGTAGGAAATAACACCCAGACTTTCTATACCGGCCAGACAGGCCTTATCACCCCCCAGGGAAATATCATCTTCAACCCGCCGCAGCCCCCGCCACCCATTACCGGCGGGCAGGGCTTCTCCCATGACCAGGACATGCGCAATGAGGGCCCCGGAGGAGGACCAGGTGCTCCCGGAGGGACCCAGGGCGCCATGCAGCCTCCCCCGCCGCCGGGACCTCCCGAGGATCAGGGCCATATAGGGGCACCGGGCGGTGGTCCTGGCGGGAGTGCACCGCCGCCTCCACCGGTAGGAGGCCCTCCGAGCGGCGGGATTATCCAGCCGCCGCCTCTTCTCACGCCTTCTGAGGGCACAGGGGTGAATATTATTGAGAATGTCATCAACAATAACACGGGTACGCTCCATATCAACATAAGGTAA
- a CDS encoding S24 family peptidase has protein sequence MELTEIQERILSFIEERVREKGIPPSIKEIGSSVGLSSSSSVHHQLQNIERLGYIRRDKTKSRSIELLRGSTSLPRSPESVETVAPSPQSDRESETTAPLSSATPPAHDRRLGEYPLVRFDAENGFSPFCASTIALPTDFVGYPDAYLIAMEGDAMKEGGILDGDLCVVKHAEEAMEGDIIVAKVEEGIVIRTYRSRGGYPVLEPQNARMRPMMAREALIVGKVIGVMRHLEGKYPCPAQEIP, from the coding sequence ATGGAACTTACGGAGATACAGGAGAGAATCCTCAGCTTTATCGAGGAAAGGGTCAGGGAAAAAGGCATACCTCCCTCCATCAAGGAGATCGGGAGCAGCGTGGGCCTTTCCTCAAGCTCTTCGGTCCACCACCAGCTCCAGAACATTGAAAGGCTCGGCTACATCAGGCGTGATAAGACTAAGTCCCGCTCCATTGAGCTTCTGAGAGGCTCCACCTCTTTGCCGAGGTCACCAGAATCAGTGGAGACAGTAGCGCCTTCTCCTCAAAGCGACAGGGAATCAGAAACAACGGCCCCGCTCTCCTCTGCCACGCCGCCTGCCCATGACCGCAGGCTCGGCGAGTATCCGCTGGTCAGGTTCGACGCCGAAAACGGGTTCAGCCCTTTCTGTGCGAGCACTATCGCCCTCCCCACGGATTTTGTCGGCTATCCCGATGCCTATCTCATTGCAATGGAAGGCGACGCAATGAAAGAAGGCGGAATTCTGGACGGGGACCTCTGCGTGGTGAAACATGCTGAAGAGGCCATGGAAGGCGACATAATAGTCGCAAAGGTGGAGGAAGGGATAGTGATAAGGACCTACCGAAGCCGCGGAGGCTACCCGGTCCTCGAGCCCCAGAACGCCAGGATGCGCCCCATGATGGCCAGGGAGGCCCTCATCGTGGGAAAGGTCATCGGCGTCATGAGGCACCTTGAGGGAAAATATCCCTGCCCCGCGCAGGAAATCCCATGA
- a CDS encoding YtxH domain-containing protein, which translates to MESGKERVDAGRIVYFNTEISMPHIYRNSAEEEGGETMEEGKGVNFILGLLVGALVGASIAILLAPQSGTQTREQIKEKAEDVRKKLEKYGKDFKEEAEEWIEKTHHFVDEKGQEIKESLTKKKCDKGEAKEDAAGAQE; encoded by the coding sequence ATGGAAAGCGGAAAGGAAAGAGTCGATGCAGGTAGAATAGTATATTTCAATACAGAGATTTCAATGCCACATATTTATCGTAACTCTGCAGAAGAGGAAGGGGGTGAAACAATGGAAGAAGGAAAAGGCGTCAATTTTATACTGGGCCTGCTTGTCGGTGCCCTTGTGGGAGCTTCTATCGCTATTCTTCTTGCCCCTCAGTCCGGGACACAGACAAGGGAACAGATCAAAGAGAAGGCTGAGGATGTAAGGAAGAAGCTCGAGAAGTATGGCAAGGATTTCAAGGAAGAAGCCGAGGAGTGGATAGAGAAGACTCATCACTTTGTGGATGAGAAGGGCCAGGAAATCAAGGAATCACTCACGAAGAAAAAATGTGACAAGGGTGAGGCGAAGGAAGATGCCGCAGGTGCCCAGGAATAA
- a CDS encoding STAS domain-containing protein gives MDIKVVAKQVKKGYVIEVQGEIDVYTSPRVKETINELIEKENYVLIINLEEVRYIDSTGLGVLIGALKKVREHNGSISLICTNPQIKKIFNITGLVKIFGIYKSEEEAIASIS, from the coding sequence GTGGATATCAAGGTGGTTGCGAAACAGGTGAAGAAGGGCTATGTCATAGAGGTACAGGGCGAGATTGATGTCTATACTTCACCGAGGGTAAAAGAGACAATCAATGAGCTGATAGAGAAAGAAAACTATGTGCTCATCATTAATCTGGAAGAAGTAAGGTATATTGACAGCACCGGTCTCGGGGTCCTTATCGGTGCGCTCAAAAAGGTGAGGGAGCACAACGGAAGCATCAGCCTCATCTGCACCAATCCCCAGATAAAGAAGATTTTCAACATCACGGGACTGGTGAAGATTTTCGGTATCTATAAAAGCGAAGAAGAGGCGATTGCAAGCATATCATAG
- a CDS encoding radical SAM protein: MGKRIEELLESFRRKEAAYDVVLVHLDSFYLIARGNPGLLSLAAVLHREGFTVKVLTPLDLFSLSLSDIEGFFTASRPSVIGFYTNSDNIFPVKDLARKAKKWVPSAKIIAGGPLASALGEELLSWPFFDALIPGEGEEGIVAYAKYLVRGEGTLGGVPSMIYRSGAQVLKNPQAPLIEDLDSLPLPDHALTSVGRPQVLTITSGRGCPFGCAFCFQVVHGRRYRFRSPEHVVAEITENLERYNLNVFSLGDDTFVANPPRVRKICELLGEYRKKSERDFAFYCEGRADIFSRSPDLLDTLREAGLIRLQVGIESGDQSVIDAYRKGITLGQVEDLVAHAARLGGMSLVGHFIVGGAFETEKTVRKSIDFARHLIEMAPGVFETGVGFFCPYPGTEISMRPSDFDIIVKDPLFLDNLSTLEASCATKSLSIERLRVLRQIFHREIDKVMKRTCGKIPYRRVCDHFRWAQRYGLTSFRYSYLREHEALNKYFFHLGSPRFFRIEDFGRRSLDEIIPMRTLALLEYDNEGRSLLLRGSTRSMKLQDPRQIFIYRRSCGKQSLAAIASEFRERFEPEAEVESLVSHYFLPFYKKLEKHYYMNFYQ; encoded by the coding sequence GTGGGAAAAAGAATAGAAGAGCTTCTTGAAAGCTTCAGGCGAAAAGAGGCAGCCTATGACGTAGTGCTTGTCCACCTGGACAGCTTTTACCTGATAGCCCGGGGAAATCCCGGGCTTCTCTCCCTCGCTGCGGTGCTGCACCGTGAAGGCTTCACGGTGAAAGTCCTCACGCCGCTTGATTTATTCAGCCTCTCCCTCAGTGACATCGAGGGCTTTTTCACTGCTTCCCGCCCCTCGGTCATAGGCTTCTACACCAACTCTGACAATATTTTCCCCGTCAAGGATCTCGCGAGGAAGGCAAAGAAATGGGTTCCCTCGGCAAAAATAATTGCAGGGGGGCCTCTTGCCTCGGCGCTGGGCGAAGAGCTCCTCTCATGGCCCTTTTTTGACGCCCTTATCCCTGGAGAGGGCGAGGAGGGGATCGTGGCCTATGCAAAATACCTGGTAAGGGGAGAGGGGACCCTCGGGGGAGTCCCATCCATGATCTACAGGAGCGGTGCCCAGGTTTTAAAGAATCCTCAGGCACCCCTCATCGAGGATCTTGACAGCCTTCCCCTTCCCGATCATGCCCTCACAAGCGTCGGCCGTCCCCAGGTGCTCACCATCACCTCGGGTCGAGGGTGCCCTTTTGGCTGCGCATTCTGTTTCCAGGTGGTCCATGGAAGGCGCTACCGCTTCCGGTCGCCTGAGCATGTGGTAGCAGAGATCACAGAGAATCTTGAGCGCTATAATCTCAACGTGTTCTCCCTGGGCGACGACACCTTTGTGGCCAATCCCCCGAGAGTCAGGAAGATCTGCGAGCTTCTCGGCGAGTATCGGAAGAAGTCAGAAAGAGATTTTGCCTTTTACTGCGAAGGCCGTGCCGATATCTTCTCCCGCTCCCCCGATCTGCTGGACACCCTCAGGGAGGCAGGCCTCATAAGGCTCCAGGTGGGCATCGAGTCAGGCGATCAGTCTGTCATTGACGCTTACAGGAAGGGGATCACCCTTGGCCAAGTGGAGGACCTGGTGGCCCATGCCGCCAGGCTTGGAGGTATGTCCCTTGTGGGCCATTTCATCGTGGGAGGGGCTTTTGAGACGGAGAAGACCGTCAGGAAGAGCATTGATTTCGCCAGGCACCTCATAGAGATGGCCCCCGGCGTGTTTGAGACCGGCGTGGGCTTTTTCTGCCCTTACCCTGGCACGGAAATCTCCATGAGACCATCGGATTTTGATATAATAGTAAAAGATCCCCTTTTTCTTGACAATCTCTCGACGCTTGAAGCTTCATGCGCGACAAAATCCCTTTCCATAGAGCGTCTCAGGGTGCTCAGGCAGATTTTTCACCGGGAGATTGACAAGGTGATGAAGCGCACCTGCGGGAAAATTCCTTACAGGAGGGTCTGCGATCACTTCCGGTGGGCTCAACGGTATGGCCTTACCTCCTTCCGGTATAGTTACCTCCGTGAGCACGAGGCTCTGAACAAGTATTTCTTCCACCTTGGCAGCCCCCGCTTTTTTCGTATCGAGGATTTTGGCAGGCGCTCCCTCGATGAAATCATTCCCATGAGGACTCTGGCCCTCCTGGAATACGATAATGAAGGGAGAAGCCTTTTGCTGCGGGGATCGACCCGTTCCATGAAACTTCAGGACCCCCGGCAGATTTTTATCTACAGGCGAAGCTGCGGAAAGCAGAGCCTTGCCGCCATCGCCTCTGAGTTCAGGGAGAGGTTTGAGCCTGAGGCCGAGGTGGAATCGCTGGTGAGCCACTATTTTCTCCCTTTCTACAAAAAGCTCGAAAAGCACTATTATATGAATTTTTATCAATAG
- a CDS encoding phosphodiester glycosidase family protein: MVLDFDRLPPHYRVYQLQNPARLVVDLPACGFDQSAARGKDYKDSLVQGWRLVKENFRRARMEVALHYEVPPENIKVMLLKDESPQRLVIDVEKCFYRAGESAVTSDVRWKWVERATREGYALINELVLDPAKGNASLRLALANDNNTSREKTTAMRKRLDALAAVNGGFFSTKGGALGLVYNEGKVIAGPVSTRPPRTVLAVMENKKVLFEKLVVRDNTLLTLEGRPLRKVDFALGGGPRLIRDGTVDVTADEEGLGKSGNDITRRAGRTAFALDRRGHLHIYTVTGFSESHNAGMKLEELALYLKEHSMVQAMCVDGGNSSVMDIMGYDVSRGAGNRNPERPVGNGILLVDSSPRLLPYQFEEVRCSPESIPADGKSFAELSVKVKDGKGKTVPDGTVVRFRASRGVIAPWVSTRNGVAKNRLHSAGFPGKATVEIECGLGGPEPLFVEFLPGSLAEFHVKASPLKGTLKEKKPSGSDADGEAPLQASDSACTVEVITEDQYRNLLPGVEVQFDVLERDTLKASRKLMTEGKGSALVQLGGLQEGMTLKVTCGGLPPRTYRLSAEEIED, encoded by the coding sequence ATGGTCCTTGATTTTGACCGGCTTCCCCCTCATTACCGGGTCTATCAGCTTCAAAATCCCGCGCGTCTTGTGGTGGATCTGCCTGCCTGCGGCTTCGATCAGAGCGCTGCGAGAGGAAAGGACTACAAGGACAGCCTGGTGCAGGGATGGCGCCTTGTAAAGGAGAATTTCAGGCGCGCGCGCATGGAGGTAGCCCTCCACTACGAGGTTCCCCCTGAGAATATCAAGGTGATGCTGCTGAAAGACGAATCGCCTCAAAGGCTTGTCATTGACGTGGAAAAATGCTTCTACAGGGCGGGTGAGAGCGCCGTCACCTCCGACGTCAGATGGAAGTGGGTTGAACGCGCCACAAGGGAGGGCTACGCCCTTATCAACGAGCTTGTCCTCGACCCGGCAAAGGGAAATGCCTCACTCAGGCTTGCCCTTGCGAATGACAACAACACGAGCCGTGAAAAGACCACTGCCATGAGGAAGCGCCTTGACGCCCTCGCTGCCGTGAACGGAGGTTTTTTTTCCACCAAGGGGGGAGCTCTCGGCCTCGTGTACAATGAAGGGAAAGTGATTGCCGGGCCGGTCTCAACCAGGCCTCCGCGCACAGTCCTTGCGGTCATGGAGAATAAGAAGGTGCTTTTTGAGAAGCTTGTGGTCCGTGACAATACTCTGCTGACCCTGGAAGGCAGGCCTCTCAGGAAGGTTGATTTTGCTCTCGGCGGCGGCCCAAGGCTCATAAGGGACGGTACCGTAGACGTCACTGCCGATGAAGAGGGCCTGGGCAAGTCCGGGAATGATATCACCAGGAGAGCCGGGAGGACCGCTTTTGCCCTTGACAGGCGGGGGCATCTCCATATCTATACGGTCACCGGCTTCTCTGAGAGCCACAATGCCGGCATGAAACTGGAAGAACTGGCCCTTTACCTGAAGGAACACTCCATGGTGCAGGCCATGTGCGTTGACGGCGGCAATTCATCGGTGATGGATATCATGGGGTACGACGTGAGCAGGGGAGCGGGGAACAGGAATCCAGAGAGGCCTGTGGGAAATGGAATCCTCCTGGTGGATTCATCACCGCGCCTTTTACCTTACCAGTTTGAAGAGGTGCGGTGCTCTCCTGAAAGCATTCCAGCTGACGGGAAAAGCTTTGCCGAGCTCTCGGTGAAAGTGAAGGACGGAAAGGGGAAGACAGTCCCTGACGGCACCGTGGTGAGATTCCGCGCATCCCGCGGCGTGATAGCCCCCTGGGTGAGCACAAGAAACGGCGTAGCCAAGAACAGGCTTCACTCGGCAGGTTTCCCCGGTAAAGCCACTGTGGAGATTGAGTGCGGTCTTGGCGGGCCCGAGCCTCTTTTCGTTGAGTTCCTTCCGGGAAGCCTGGCAGAGTTCCATGTGAAAGCCTCACCTCTCAAAGGGACATTGAAGGAGAAAAAGCCATCGGGATCTGACGCAGATGGTGAGGCTCCCCTCCAGGCATCTGATTCAGCCTGCACAGTCGAAGTCATCACGGAAGACCAGTACCGTAATCTCCTGCCAGGCGTCGAAGTGCAGTTTGATGTGCTTGAGAGGGATACCCTCAAAGCATCAAGAAAACTCATGACCGAAGGGAAGGGGAGTGCCCTGGTGCAGCTGGGGGGCCTGCAGGAGGGAATGACACTGAAAGTCACCTGCGGGGGCCTTCCTCCCCGGACATACCGGCTTTCTGCCGAAGAAATAGAGGATTGA
- a CDS encoding Hsp20/alpha crystallin family protein, translating to MAARRKKDAEKPPQKSILSVGTRMFPFGSTGWGWDPLLGLESVRLTMNGLLASLFPRSRTFFPQQPWEPPLDVYLRKGALVVEAILPGVRKEDVSMHLTSTLLIIDGHVPEAQGVEEKDFITRERNVGRFCRSFPLPCAVVPESLYAEQREGIIRLFLSLEKEE from the coding sequence ATGGCTGCAAGAAGGAAAAAGGATGCTGAAAAGCCCCCTCAAAAAAGCATCCTCTCGGTGGGGACCAGGATGTTTCCCTTTGGGAGCACGGGATGGGGATGGGATCCCCTGCTTGGTCTCGAAAGTGTGAGGCTTACCATGAACGGTCTTCTTGCAAGCCTGTTCCCCAGGAGCCGCACCTTTTTTCCGCAGCAGCCCTGGGAGCCCCCCCTTGATGTCTACCTTAGGAAAGGAGCCCTCGTCGTGGAAGCGATTCTCCCGGGAGTGAGAAAAGAGGATGTATCGATGCACCTGACTTCCACGCTCCTCATAATCGATGGCCATGTCCCTGAGGCCCAGGGCGTTGAGGAAAAGGATTTCATCACCAGGGAGAGGAATGTAGGGCGCTTCTGCAGGTCGTTTCCACTGCCATGCGCCGTCGTTCCCGAATCTCTCTATGCAGAGCAGAGGGAGGGTATCATAAGGCTCTTTCTCTCCCTCGAAAAGGAAGAATAG